ACCTTGAACTCCAGTCCTTCCTATCAGGGCGGaccattttttccaaaatagaCTTTACTTCCCTATTCGAGACTTCAGCCTGGCCATTGGTCTGTGGATGGTAGGAAGTAGAAACCTTATGAAGTACCCCATATTTCCTGAACAAAGCAGCAATTGTCTTGTTGCAAAAATGTGTCCCCCTATCACTCACAACTGCCCGTGGCATTCCAAATCGCACGAAAATGTTAGATTTTATGACGTCTGCAACAACCTTAGAATCATTAGTGCGGGTGGCTTTTGCTTCCACCCACTTCGAGACATAATCTACTGCTAGTAAAATGTATAAAAATCCACAAGAATTTGGAAAGGGACCCATGAAATATATACCCCAAGTATCAAAAATTTCAATGAAAAGCATGGGCACCTGTGGCAGTTGATCCCTTCGGGATAAATTGCCTACCCTCTGACATTTATCACATGTCTTACAAAACAAGTAAGCATCCTTAAATAAGGTAGGCCAAAAAAAACCACTTTCCAACACTTTTCTAGCAGTCCGTTTAGGTCCAAAATGACCCCCACATGCAAAAGAGTGACAGAAAGTCAATATAGATTGGAATTCACCTTCACTTACACATCGTCTCATTATTTGGTCAGCACCTTGTTTCCACAGATAGGGATCATCCCAGACATAGTACTTTGCATCACTTTTTAGTTTGTCCCTTTTTGCCTTGGGCCAACCTGCGGGCAATTTGTCAGTAACCAAATAATTCACAATATCTGCAAACCAAGGAGGGGATGAATTAATAGAAAGTAAATGCTCTTCAGGAAAAGACTCCCTTAATGGTAATTCTTCCTCCGCTACCAGTATTCGACTGAGGTGGTCAGCTACTAGATTCTCTGCTCCTTTTTTATCTCtgatttccaagtcaaattcctgCAGGAGCAATATCCATCTTATCAAGCGGGGTTTAGCGTCCTTCTTGGTCAGTAGGTACCTCAGAGCTGCATGGTCAGAATACACAATTACTTTAGCACCTAGCAAATAAGGTctgaatttttctaaagcaaaaataacAGCTAAGAGTTCTTTCTCCGTGGTAGAGTAATTGAGTTGGGCGCCATTTAAAGCTCTGGAGGCATAATATATTGCGTGTGCCGCTTTCTCCACCCTTTGTCCCAAGACTGCTCCCACAGAGTAGTCACTGGCATCACACATAATTTCAAACGGGAGATTCCAGTCAGGTGGTTGGATGACAGGTGGAGAAGTGAGTAATTTCTTCAACTTCTCGAACGCTTCCTTGCACTCCTCGTTGAATTCAAAAATAACATCCTTTTGTAAAAGCCTGAAAAGTGGTGCCCCAATCTTTGAGAAGTCCTTGATAAATCTGCGATAGAAACCTGCATGTCCTAGAAAGGAACGAACTTGCCGTACAGTTACGGGGTAAGGCAAAGCAGATATTACATCTATTTTAGCTTTATCAACTTCAATTCCTCTAGATGACACTACATGTCCTAGAACTATCCCGTGCTCAACCATAAagtgacatttttcccaattgaGCACTAGGTTAGTCTCAATGCATCTTTTTAAAATCAACGTCAAGTTATCTAAGCAATCGTCAAAGCTATCACCATAGACACTGAAGTCATCCATGAATACCTCAATTATTCTCTCCACATACTCAGAAAAAATGCTAATCATGCACCTCTGGAATGTTGCGGGGGCATTGCACAATCCAAAGGGCATCCTTCGATAGGCAAAAGTGCCAAAGGGGCAAGTGAAAGTTGTtttctcttgatcctctggCGCAATTGCTATCTGAAAATAACCAGAGAAACCATCTAAAAAACAATAATAGGCACGACAAGCTAACCTTTCAACCATTTGATCAATGAATGGAAGGGGAAAATGATCCTTCTTGGTCACTGCGTTCAATTTACGGTAATCGATGCACTGGCGCCAACCCGTAGGCTTTCGAATTGGAACAAGGTCCCCTTCATGATTTTCCTCCGCAGTTACCCCTGCTTTCTTCGGCACCACTTGTACCGGGCTCACCCATGGGCTATCTGAGATAGAAAAAACAATTCCTACGTCCAGAAGCTTGATTACCTCTTTCTTGACCACTTCCATCATGTTGGGGTTCAATCTTCTTTGTGGTTGTCTTATCggtctagcatcctcttccagGCGAATTCGATGCATACATACGGACGGGCTTATACCCTTGATGTCTGCAATTGTCCACCCTATAGCTTCCTTATGCTCCCTTAAAACCCGTAGCAGCTTATCCTCCTCCGTGGGTGATaatttggatgagattatcacTGGTAACGTCTCTTTTTCACCCAGATAGGCATACTTTAAATGCTTGGGCAGGGGTTTCAACTCCACTTCAGGTGCCTGCACGATAGAAGGTAATAACTTTAGGTGCGGTTCAGGCACAAATATAGGAGCAACATCATACCTTAGAGGACTTTGGCCCAGTGAATGCAAGGCTCCAATCATTCTTTACAAACTGATGTCTAACTCCATTTCGTAGGCTGCTTCCAGATCCAAATGTTTAGTGATTGCTACCTCCAATTCATCCCTGCCATTAATCTCAAATACTTCTTGCACCAAAGGGTCAATTACACTCACAGCAAAAATAGCATTAGAATGACATGGATATTTCATGGCCTCAAATATACTGAAATGAactatttctccatcaaattccatcgtTAGGGTGCCCTCactaacatcaatttttgtACGAGCTGTGCTCAAGAAGGGCCTCCCCAACAAAATTGGTGATGGATTTGGAGAACGTTCGTCACCCATATCAAGAATATAAAAATCAGCAGGGAACACTAAATTGTTCACTTGCACTAACATATCTTCTATCACCCCATCGGGATAAGCATTAGTCCTATCAGCCAATTGAATTATAATGCCAGTTTCCTTTAAGGGACCCAAATTTAGAGAAGCATAAATAGCCTTGGGCATCACATTTATAGAGGCTCCTAAATCTAACATGGCATTCCTAATGCTAGTGTTCCCTATTTTACAAGGGATAGTGAACATACCTGGGTCTCCGCACTTGGGTGGAAGTTTTCTTTGAAGCACTGCAGATACGTTCTCCCCCACAATTATCCTTTCATCTCCCCTCAGTTTCTTCCTATTGATGCATAGGTCCTTCAAAAATTTGGCATACCGGGGTACTTGCTTAATTGCGTCAAGTAAGGGGATATTTATCTCCACCTTCCTAAACAtctccaaaatttccttttccttgtctTGCTTTTTAGGCCTTTCCAACCTGCTAGGAAAAGGTGGTGGGTTAGGCTTTACTGGAACCACTGGGTTACGTATTACCTCTTTATCTGTGCCGGGCGTTCCTTCTTGCCCGAGCTCCTTCTCAATGCGGTCCTCATTCTTGTCCTTCGGAGCTACTGGCGCTGGTCCTTCAACCTCTTTCCCACTCCTGAGGGTCATTGCACTTACATTCTTGGGATTCACCTCAGGTTGGGATGGAAGTTTTCCCTTTCCCTGGGAGTCTAGTCGGTTGACAATTGAGGCTAATTGACTCATCTGATTTTCCAAGTTTTGCATACGTGCTTTCATCTCTTGATTGCTGGCCTCAGTGTCCTGTTGAAATTTCATAGTATTAGAGGCTATGGTTTTAACCATGTCTTCTAGGGACATACCTGAGGCAGAGGATGGTtgattccttgtttgatattgtTGCTGGAAGCCCTGCTGTCTATTGGGGATgaaattttgttgcttatttccCCCATagctcagatttggatgatCCCTCCAACCCGGATTGTATGAGTTGGAATAGGGGTCATACTGTCTACGTGGCATGGGCATGTTGCCAGCCATGTTTGCTTGCTCAATTCCCTCCTCTTGTAACTGTGGGCATGCGTCAGCTGTATGACCAATATTCGTACAAATCCCACACACTTTGGCCTGCTGTGCATTTCCTACAGCTATCTGTCGAACAAATGAGGTTAATTCAGATAACTGCTGTTGAATGGAAGATGAACTTACCTCGTTGACCTTTCTCGTAGGAACATCTGCTCTCGTACCAAACTGCTGGCAATTCTCTGCCATTCGCTCGATTAAGTCCCATGCCTCCTGGGTAGTCTTATTCACCAGTGCACCACCACTTGCTGCATCAATGATATTTCTATCGTTCATCAGTAGCCCCTCATAGAAGTACTGAATCAGCAGTTGATCACTTATTTGGTGATGAGGGCATCGGGTACGCAGCCTGGTGAACCTCTCCCAATATTCATACAAGGATTCCCCCTGAAATTGCTTGATGCCACATATTTCCTTTCGCAAACTAGCAGCTCTAGATGCAgggaaatatttttcaaaaaattttttctgcATCTCTGGCCACGTGGTGATAATGCCTGCAGGTAGACAGTATAACCAGTCCTTTGCCGAATCCTTGAGAGAAAAAGGGAAGGCCCTTAATTT
The DNA window shown above is from Coffea arabica cultivar ET-39 chromosome 5e, Coffea Arabica ET-39 HiFi, whole genome shotgun sequence and carries:
- the LOC113737484 gene encoding uncharacterized protein is translated as MANTQTLRELAAPNLTQQPLCITFPRLSENAAFELKPGLIHLLPVFHGLPGEESHKHMQEFDVVCSSMKPSGVTDEQIKLRAFPFSLKDSAKDWLYCLPAGIITTWPEMQKKFFEKYFPASRAASLRKEICGIKQFQGESLYEYWERFTRLRTRCPHHQISDQLLIQYFYEGLLMNDRNIIDAASGGALVNKTTQEAWDLIERMAENCQQFGTRADVPTRKVNEVSSSSIQQQLSELTSFVRQIAVGNAQQAKVCGICTNIGHTADACPQLQEEGIEQANMAGNMPMPRRQYDPYSNSYNPGWRDHPNLSYGGNKQQNFIPNRQQGFQQQYQTRNQPSSASGMSLEDMVKTIASNTMKFQQDTEASNQEMKARMQNLENQMSQLASIVNRLDSQGKGKLPSQPEVNPKNVSAMTLRSGKEVEGPAPVAPKDKNEDRIEKELGQEGTPGTDKEVIRNPVVPVKPNPPPFPSRLERPKKQDKEKEILEMFRKVEINIPLLDAIKQVPRYAKFLKDLCINRKKLRGDERIIVGENVSAVLQRKLPPKCGDPGMFTIPCKIGNTSIRNAMLDLGASINVMPKAIYASLNLGPLKETGIIIQLADRTNAYPDGVIEDMLVQVNNLVFPADFYILDMGDERSPNPSPILLGRPFLSTARTKIDVSEGTLTMEFDGEIVHFSIFEAMKYPCHSNAIFAVSVIDPLVQEVFEINGRDELEVAITKHLDLEAAYEMELDISL